The Sardina pilchardus chromosome 5, fSarPil1.1, whole genome shotgun sequence DNA window AACATGCTTGCGTGATATTTCCTGCCGTGTGCCAAAGTGGTTGATTTACCAAAAATGAAATTCAGTGTTGACTATAGGTTAAAGCTTGGAAGGTACTGAGTTGTGACTGTTATCTCTACCTACTACAACTACCGACTTCATCATCTGCAATTCTTTCTCCTTTCAAAAGATCGAATTTACACTCTATATTTATAACTGAGAACTGCCGCAAATAAGTCGTTGGTAGGTGTAGAGGAGACCAACATATGGCCAGAAGACAGAATCTCCTGACAGCACAGGTGGACGACTCATCGAGCGTCGTTGAGCTGCCGCGCAGTGGTCAGAATGTCCTTTGCTCCTTTGCTCAGCAGAAGATCTGCCAGGTCCACTCCAAGCTTCTCAGCAGCGCCCATGGAGAACTCGGGTATGTTACAAGCAGTGACCCCAACATGGGAACAGTCGTCCGCAGACTGGACCACCTGATTTAAAATGAAAGGAGTTTTAAAATCTTCAATTCCATACTCAACATGCCCTCTGTTAGAAGAACATTACGTGTTTCAGCAAACTGAAATGAGAGATATGACAAAGTAGGGAAAAAGTGCATTGGTGAAGTTCAATCCTtgcattagatataggtatctaACCTCATTGTTTGGGAGCACACTAGTCTGCATGGTCTCCTTCAAGCTGTCTGAACCATCCAGACTGAACACTGCTCCTGTTAGATAAAGCTGACAAAACACAGGACATGAATCACTCTTCCTCGTGTTGCCTACTCAGTGAGTCTAACATGAAAcagttatatgttatatgtattattattattatatctacTATATGACATAATGATTACCAGGGAGTCTTTCAATTCAGTGTGGACAGCGACTGGTACACTGCAGCCACCCTCCTGATGCAACAAAGATCAAAGTCAAAAGATGGAGAGGATGTATAGCATCTGTATGTCTTACAAGTTGGCGGCTAGATACAATTTCAGCCTGTTCATATGCACGTATCAACTTGCCAGCTGTCGAAGAAAAGCCCTCTCTGCAACACAGCGTAGCACCGTGTCGTGATGGTGGAGAATAGACACCATGTTTAGTATGTCTCGGTCTCGGGCACGAACCTCCACCGCCAAAGCTCCCTGGGATAAGCAGGTTACCAGGTTAACAGGATACCTTCAATTACACCATGGTAGGACCTACATGGCTTTTCTGTTGACATCTGTTGCTGACTAACCCTCATACACAACCATGCCAAAAACACATCAGAGGATAGATGTCAGAGGTCCACTATGCACTATTACAAGATTAAAGAGtctgttgtttgtgttctgACTTGACTGTGCAAGCAAATTGTTTTTCCTTATTTATGCCCATGCACCAAACTCATTCAGACATGTacattgcatttcatgcactcaTTACAGTAACGGTTAACACAGCTGAATTCACAGGTGCTTCCTTTAAACGGAAAACACTGCCAGTTTAATCCCTCCTACATAAAGAACAGATTAGCAGTGCTGCGTGAAAACAAAGACTGAGCCAAAACAACTCCGCACACACtaagaaaaaacacaaacagggAGATCACTCACCTGACCCACAGCATACATACAGTCAGAGGGCTCAAGGATCTGGTAGGAATCAGGACAAACACAAAGGAAATGTGGGATCTGTTTACATGCAATATTCCAATACAACATACTATATACAAATCAGAGAGTCAATAATATGCCTGTTCCAATTATCATAGCATCaacttattacctccgccaaggaggttatgttttcatcggggaccagcgtttgtttgtttgtttgtttgtttgtttgtttgtttgtctgtctgtttgttagcaagataactcaaaaagtaatgggtGGATTTccatgaaattttcagggaaggtcagaaatgaccaaAGGAAGACACGATTAAATTTTGTCGTTTATGCCGTTTaagtgtttcgcttagtggtgtaatggcatggtatggccacgtggtggcgatctgaatatagGTTCAAgtgtatgacaacctagaaagaacaatacaggcggatgtctgcgctctctgagtgcttttctagttttttttttaatgtgaccGTCTCAACATGCACTGTAAATATGCCACACACGAGGTAACGCTAATGAACATAAGCAAGGCTCTAAGCACTAACATGGGTAGCTCTGTGCGATGTCTGGCTGTGTCCACACAATGGCATGGGAGTCCCGTGTATAAATGGCGTCTTTCACAGCAAGACCTTTTCTGTGACAATTCAAAATGATTTCGGGCAGACCTCCTGTACAGAAACCACTGTCTACTCTATGGTATACTGCTCCGCTCACAACGGAAATTTGATTGTTTTCCTCCTTGTAGAACAATGAGAACTGAGCTTAGTGTGACTGGTTTTATGTTATGACTAACACATAAAGAATGACTTCATTCAGTAATTAGTTACTCAACTCTTTTCTGCATGACTGCAGTCTGCATTGTGTCAATGAAACGAGGAAATATAGATATCCCCGCCTATTCTCATTGTTAGTGCTACGTGAAGCCATTGGCTGTGCTTGTTGCTCTGTGGGATTACGGCCCCAGGTGTGTCTGCAGCCATCCCATACCTGGCTGACGCGACTCTCCCAGCCCATCCTCTTGAGTCCTGCAGCAGCGAGGATGATTGCTGCATAGTCCTCCTTCTCATCCAGCTTCTTCAGTCGAGTGTTGAGGTTACCTCTCTAAGTACCATGTTAAGGAAAAAACTAAGAGGCATATCGACACACagcgtgttgtgttgtgttcagacagaaaaagaagtgaCTATGTCAAGCGCACTGACACAAATACTTTATGTGTGAACCACAGACTTGTGCCCGCTTAAGCTTCTTCTTCATTAAGGATACAATATTCTCAAACTCCAGATGAGGGAATCTTTTCTTCAGTTGAGCAGCTCGGCGCAGGGAACTTGTGCCAATCACACTATGGAGTCAAACAAAAACAGGTCAACCCAAGCTAAAGCGAGACACAATATCCAAGTTATGTGCAGTATAAACTCTGTCTCTAAATCTAAACTGTTCAAATGTGCACCAACACATTGGAGAGCAAAACCATACATTTTAATTGCCACTTATCTAGACATCTAGATTCTAAATTATCCTGTGTCAGATTCTAATGTATAGGTTAAGGTATGCTCCTGGACCAATCAGCGGCCTAAAAAACTGTCAGGAGTTAATTTCATTCAAATGTtactcagcaaccgtaggatgatATCGgtaaaatgtgcagtggtctcttaattgaTGTGTTATCCATAATTCAATGAGAAGCTTATACCTTTTGTCTGGCAACTCTTGTAGTGAACGTCCTGAGTGTTTAGGGTGAAGAACCACTGCATCATAAGGACTTTCACGTCTGAGAAAagaacatgaacacaaacacaatgtaaCCCTCCAGTTACAGCAGTATAAACGAAatcagcatgtactgtaggtg harbors:
- the hmbsa gene encoding hydroxymethylbilane synthase a isoform X1; protein product: MEQPEGAQNSLEGNGKAGSVIRMGTRKSQLARIQTDFVRDKLKELYPDVDLQIVAMSTIGDQILDRALSKIGEKSLFTKELENALEKNEVDIVVHSLKDLPTTLPPGFTIGAVLERESPYDAVVLHPKHSGRSLQELPDKSVIGTSSLRRAAQLKKRFPHLEFENIRGNLNTRLKKLDEKEDYAAIILAAAGLKRMGWESRVSQILEPSDCMYAVGQGALAVEVRARDRDILNMVSILHHHDTVLRCVAERAFLRQLEGGCSVPVAVHTELKDSLLYLTGAVFSLDGSDSLKETMQTSVLPNNEVVQSADDCSHVGVTACNIPEFSMGAAEKLGVDLADLLLSKGAKDILTTARQLNDAR
- the hmbsa gene encoding hydroxymethylbilane synthase a isoform X2, producing the protein MENRLNSCIEGNGKAGSVIRMGTRKSQLARIQTDFVRDKLKELYPDVDLQIVAMSTIGDQILDRALSKIGEKSLFTKELENALEKNEVDIVVHSLKDLPTTLPPGFTIGAVLERESPYDAVVLHPKHSGRSLQELPDKSVIGTSSLRRAAQLKKRFPHLEFENIRGNLNTRLKKLDEKEDYAAIILAAAGLKRMGWESRVSQILEPSDCMYAVGQGALAVEVRARDRDILNMVSILHHHDTVLRCVAERAFLRQLEGGCSVPVAVHTELKDSLLYLTGAVFSLDGSDSLKETMQTSVLPNNEVVQSADDCSHVGVTACNIPEFSMGAAEKLGVDLADLLLSKGAKDILTTARQLNDAR